The Buteo buteo chromosome 6, bButBut1.hap1.1, whole genome shotgun sequence genomic interval ATTTTATTCTAAATGAAAAGTATCCATACAGAGAACTATTCAGGAACAGCCTTTAGTATCAATAAACCCCTCAGCGCTAACAAGTAAACTGAAGCTAGCACGCAACAGGATGCtacaaaaagcagaagtatATACCTTTtctaataataatagtaataataaaggAAGTTATTAATTAATAGTCCTTAAAACACAATTGTACAGATATAATCTCAGGAATTACCTAAACTGCATACCACTGGATGCCGGGAAAATGTATACAGAGAAGATGACTCTATCCACACcctgccttttttctcttttactaagcttctgccactggccacAAAGACAAGACACTGGGTTAGACGGACCTTCAGTTTCACCCAGTGCAGCTGTTCTTTTATCATTGccacagtgctgcagaaaaaataatacaggcTGAACCTCAGCTACATTTACCACAGTTCAGCTGGAGTCAACGGAGcatgaaaatttttattaagTGAAGTAATGCCCACATATACACAGAGCATCTGTACCTTCATGAGCTGTAAGCAACAGGGGATTTTGGACAGAAACCTGTCACTAAATcccttttctaaagaaaaacgCGAGAGGGCTTTTGCACATAAGAAATATGGCTTTGGTTTATAAGGAATTATGTGAAGACTTTATGAAGCTAGGAGTGAGAAAGATTACTATTGCAATTCAAGTTAATTTACGTAACAACATACCCAAAGATTTCTGCTATATtcccaaaaaaaacaaaacaaaaaccccaacaacaaaacaccgTTACAGAGATTTCCAAACACCAAAATGTTGCAATATACAGTTACATGCAGAATTaccaatttatttttcctaaagcaGTCACAGCTGGGACAGACGGTGTATTTGCATGCATCTGTCATGTGATATAAATATTACAATTAGTTAGCCAAGGACACGTTTAACTTCTCTTTTGCATAGTGAGTCGCTCTGtccacaaacaaaaccctagCAGCATGTATGATAACAGAGAAGTTATACACCTGGAATTCTAAAAATCTCCTTATATGCTCAGATCCATTTAGCATTGGTTTCCACCCCAATACATACAATTGTTTTCAGATCAAGTATGAAAAATTCTGATCCccacaggaaagagaaaaaaaaaaaggaagaaaaaaagttgtacATAATTAGAAAAGGTTAGTTTAGTATCATGAATATAACAAGTGTTTCTAGCAACTACCATATTGAGAAAAACAATGATCTACCTGCTTGTCTTGCAGTCACTGACTTTCACCACTAGGAAGGTGGTCATCCCAGTGTATACAGGTAACAGTGttatatctgtattttgttaTATCTTTGGCCCCTCTAAgtacataaaatattaaaacttctAAATATCTAAGATGTTAAGTTTTTCTGCACTAAGTTAATTTAGAACGTTACAGGCATTAGAATTTGTTAGAAATCAGTGCAGTGAGCTAAAAAAATCCCTAGCATTTAAGTTTGCAATTAAATTTCAAGGGTTTTCATTTACACTAAAGTATCAGACAAACAGTAATTGACAGGCAGTAAAACCAGCGATTTAATCAGagggaaaacactttttttgttagACTAAAGCAATTAAAGAACAGTAGAGAGTTACCAAGGTAAACCATGTTAAAGATTATTCCTCCCAGCATTTTATTGGAGATATTCTCTAATGCTAGAGGAAATGGCActtcacacagaaaaacaactgtTGAActattctctgtatttttaaagcaggaaaaaaaatacactaaagGCTGCTCAAGTCTTGGGTCTAATTTAGTAAGAACAGCAATGCAGACAATAGGTTTAACCCTCCCCACTTCTTCCAAAAATAGACAGTATTATAAGCCACAAAGTACAACTGGATCCATATTTAAAATCAAACCCTTAGCCTCCACCATGACCCTGATTCAGTGAAGAACACAAAAGAgatttaatttgtttaataacatccttcctttcttcctatCACACTTCAGCTGAAAATTGAACCTCATGATTTAATTTCACACACAAAATTATATCACTAATGGGGATCACAGGAAGCAAACTTACCCTGTGACATCTTTCAAAAGCTTGTTTAGTTTCTTGCAAAAGGTTAACCACCACTTCTTGTGACAGAAAAGTTTCTCCATGTGTGTCAATACTTGGCCCCAACGGTAAGTTTGTACGTTGCCTTATTCTCTCTTTGAGGTCTTGAATACTAGAACAGAGATATACCAAAAGAAGATTTCACTGGATGGAAATTTTGAAGCTCAAATTCAACAATGATTTAAGGTATTTTAATTGTTAACTTAAAAAACAGAACCCAAGACACAGTTTAGGATATGCAAGCATTAAGACAGTCTtgcaagcttaaaaaaaattgccagtAAATGCAAAACTACCACCTCTGATCCCATGGTCAACTGTGTTCAACCATGGCGTGTTCACACCATGGGACCAGCTATTTCCCATTGTGGAATAAGAGTAATTTCAATTGAATCCTATGGCACTTATGCCCTGCAGACAAAGTTTAGCCTTCATACATTCTGTCACATCGTACTTTAAAAACACTAATGAGAGCTTTCTGTCTCATCCACACCCACAAATACTCTCATCCTTATCCACTACCTCAGCAGTCCTGATTTAGTCAAGCATGCTCCAACACATTTCCATGCATAAAACAACCCATAAAGTCAGTCACTACAATCaatttaattttccccaagaaaattaaattttcatctttgttttttaattcatttaattcctttgctgctgctgttctctccAAATCACTTTTCATTCCTGACACACTGAACCCAGTAGCTCTTTGAAAGGGACAGTAGTCTTATCACCTCTGCTTCACACaagttttaattcttctttcccACTTCTCACTACTCCTTTATTAGAGTTTCTCTACCCTGAGGATAATGAAGTCTTGTTTTACCTTTCTCTAAGTCCATTGCATCTTCTGGGCTCATTAAGAGCTTTCTCACTGACATTGCTATGGTCTTTTCCCCTTCCTAGGTCTTGGGAGGGGACCACAAGACCTgggcaggtgaaaaaaaatgtatgcttttagatacacacatatacatgctTTAGGTACCTTAATTTTGCTTCAGTCCTTTTGTGGATCTGGATCCTAAGTTGAAACATAGGTTTAActggtatttttcatttcccatgAGCGTATAAATACCATGCATCACCTTTCACATGTACTGAGAGCAATACACTTTTTAGCAGAAGTTAACATAAAGTGATAGCAAATTATAAAAAGCTGTAGGTCATTTTAGAAGCCTGCTCTTTTGCAGTTCATCACTGTACATCTGACATGGCAAATACTATGCTTCTCCCCTTACCACCTCCCTTCCATTTTACAAGTACGAAACTTCACAGAAGAAACTTACCCTCCAGTGCCAATGGACCTCTTCTGATGGTTTTTGGAATCATAATAGCGTTGCAGAATCATAGCACTCCTACTTTTCAAATAACCAATTTCCACCTCAATGTAATTCTCCAAGTAGGAAATGAAAATGGATTTGATAAGCTTAGACAAGAAAGTCTGCTTATCAGTACCCAAGTTAAATTCCATCAATTTGCTTGACAGATTAGTAGTTctttatgcaaaagaaaaagaaggggagaggaggaaaaggttGAATTTGTATGAATTACATCATTACATGTTTGTAAAGTACACAGCACAACGGAATCCTGATTGTGATTAAGACTTCTAGCAGCTCTACACTTAAGTAAAGAATTTCTCATAATTAATGTTTTTACATACAGTACAATTGCAATCAAGTTGCCAGTGAGATGCAGAGGAGTGGCTTTtgcacagttttaaaattactcTCAAAGATCACTATACTAAATActtcccattaaaaataataataccaattttaaattctttaggAAAGCAATCGTTGTAAAGGTTAACGGCCAtaaaaaattttcaatttttatgaCAAGTTTACATTTTTGGCTTCTCCTCCTACATCTTGATAATAAATCAATCTATTATAAGAGAATATCTACAACAATAATTTAATCGTCAATATATAAATACCTTGTATATAGATCATAGAGATTCTTAAGATACTGTTCCGCATCCgattttctgtgttcttctaGCTGATCCTTCACATAACTCTGTAAAATTTGGGTACATCAGTTAGAAGATTAACTAACAACCACAGGTCCTTCTCACTACTTGCTAGATTATATGTAGTTTACTGTAAAGTGTATATCTTAGTTAAGGTAATTCAtatattctttgtttttaaatctctaATTTACAGATCCTGCATTATCTACAGATAGAGTTAAATGcatcttttagaagaaaattatttaataatacaAAGCGGTAGTGTGTGAAGCAAAGACAAAAGACagattgctttgaaaatatgcTTGACCAACAAACACAAAATCCCCTCTTCTTAAGAATCAAAAGCACCAGAGGCCTAGGGGCATTTCTGCAGTTGACAGTAAGCAAAGGAGATGCTTACATATTTGTTTATCATAATACATACACAAAGCAGATACAAGCTTAGAGCCTTCTTGTCATTGAATATTTGGACAAAAATATTATTCACCATAAAATACTAAGTCAAAACTGACACACAAATTTGGGGTTGAAACACAGGCTCAATCTCTATACTATAAAGACAATAACATCTACAGAGAAATTGGTTTTTGCAACAAATAGTCATGTTGTTGATGTTACACACTTAAATGAGTGTATCTGCAGGATGGTAAACTTAATATTTTCAGCTATTCCAGACTTTCACATACATATTGCATTAGCTGCGAGACAGCATTCACAACGTAAGTTATTTTTGCTTATTCAATGCTAACCTCACACATGAAACTCAATTCCAAGAATTAACAGATTAAAGATACTTATTAAATGTtaaacttcttttcctgacataGTCTTGGTAGGGGGCATACAGAAGAAATCAAATATGCGTATGACATCTTGTAAATTAGCTAACGAACACACTGATTCTCTTATAATTTTACATATTCAATTTGAGTATCTTCAGTTGCACTGTATTCAGAGTACAAGCTGCTTTATTTGATATAGGCTTGATTATCTGTCTGAATTATCACAGAGCAATCAGCTGTGATTCTACATCCTTATACAAGGTTACAAATATTGTAAATTCTCATTAATTGTTATTACTAGATAGAATATTTTTGGATTATAAGCTTCCTCAATGAACTTCAGAGCGTTAAAAATTGAAATACCTGAAGTTTAACTTCAAAGATATTTTGAATTAGTTTGGCTAGCACAGTCTCTGGATTGCTAAAGACTTCTCCGACTTGCTTATTCACTCGCTGGCAGAGAATGGCTGCATCTTCAAAGACGTCGTTCCTCAGGAATGCACCCTAGGGTTTTAGAAGCACATTTCATAATATATTTACAACCACCTATATGACTAAATAAATCAACACCCAAAGAGATAcatgtaaaacaaaatgcattacCTCTTGACACTGTTTTATGTACACATCAACGCAATGGGAATAGCCCTATGGAAGGAGCAAAACAACTCAGTGTTAAAGGAGGTTCTCCATGCTTTCAGTATAGAATGAAATCAAGGAAATACAACCCCCATGAAAAAgttattgcaaaaaaaatagaTTCATCAAAAGCGTAGACTCTTTCAAACCCATTTTTGTCACAAACCTAAGGTAACATCACTTATCACCCACTCTACATGGATATACACCACAGGTTTCAATACTCTTTCTCAAGCATGAAAGTCAGTTCACACACATACAAGAAAATATTATCTCAGAATGGGCTCTACTGACACTGCCTCCAATCCCCATCATCTGCCTCTTTTATTCCCCTGCATTTGGTTTCAGATGGAACatctcagtatttttaaagttacatgTATTATCCAATATGGTGGTTGTGCCCATGCAAATATGCTCATTTAAAACAGGCACTTATTGTATCGTGGGTTGTTTTATGTATGCATTTAAATTAAACTCCTCAGTTTTTAccttaaaatgaagcaaaactgcTGCTACTTCTCTCATTCTTGAGATTTCGCCTCTCCGCTGTGCACTGGTGAACTCTTGAATTAGCTGGCACTCTAAATCATGGTACTTAcctggagagggaaaggggatAACAACAAAAACCCATCAGGCTACATAATACAAGCACTGACAAAAACTGTAATACTGACAGTGTTGCAGACTTCTTTAATCACCTTTAACAATTCAAATACAGGAATATGGATTGAACCGCATAGATAACTTACTTGCTATCTTTgattttacttcagaaaacctgttaacaacaaaaacaccaTGATTAAATTCAAATCCACATcacaaaagaaatcacagaCATGCTAGATCACAAGTAACAGGCACtctacttaaaaatgaaaacgtgtaacttttctgtcatctttgtgTTATGCTTTATATCCATAAAAACCTACAAGCATCTAATTCAAATCTAGCATTAAGTCAGCACAGCAAAATTATCCCATTAAAAGTCTGCTAAGCAGTTTAGGATGTGTACGTAAAGATGATCCTACAACATGAGTTTGTGAACACAAATCTGAGAATAGAGGAGACAGAAATAAGCACACAATCCATCTCAAAAGCTAAATGAATCACTAAGTAAAGCACCAAAAAAGTAGACAAGGGAAGCATCAGAAAATTATAGCTATgcgaagatttttttttctttttaaagatgttcAGATAGAATTTTACCTGTCAAAAGGCAGTTCCTGTGCAATCAAATGCAGTTTCTGAATAATATCAGCTGCCTCTTTAATCTGTTAAGAATAAAACATGACAGAATTATTAAAGGAGGTCTGATTGTGGGCtattcctctcctctccctccactGTCCAATTTTCATACATGCCATTCCTATAACTAAAGCTGGTTGAGTTGATATACCTGTGGAAGAGATCACCCCCTTTAACTTCCTGTATGTACTTTTACGATGCttaaggttttggggttttttttaacataaaattatataggtcaaaacataattaaaagtCTTTTATTATATGTTAACATTGCATGTCTATGTAGGTGTCTAAGCTACCTGGACAAGTAACTCATCACCACACTATGCCGACGTAGCTGTACAGCTTGCAGACCAAAGATTCCTCAGGGCTGATTAGATCAGAATGCGGCTAAAGCAATCTCATGAAAATTTGCACACTTCCATTTGGGAATAAAATATATGGCTGTAACACAGAGCTGGCTGAACTGCAACATTATACTTTACAAGGGATTAGGATAAAAGTCTTAGTGAATCACACCCAAGTAGAAGAGATCTCTGTTGAACTCAGAAGTGAAATGGCTAGCAACCCTTTCATACATGTCGGGAAATGCACTGGGGAATTCTTTGCAATTGATGAAATTAGCTGTGTAGCTGTATCCAGAAAAGCCATGACAATGCTCGGCatggagaggggaggaagggcaAAAAGGGGATCAAAGCAGAGCATAGTTGGAGTACCTCACATTCTCccaaggaaggagaaatggaaGCTATATTCGAAACTATAAACTCTGAGGACCAAAGCAAAGACCAAGAAGAAAGTCACATGAATACAAAAGCTACCAAATAAAGTTAATGCAGCATGCAAATTTCTGCTCTGTCCTGGACAGCAAAACCTTTTATCATTTATTCTTCCACGATCAATCAGCATGGGAAGTGCACCTCAGTAGAGCTTAGTGACCGTTTCACTAGGCTGACTGAAACtataaaaagcagcaagttgAAAATGTGGGGAACACAGCTGGTTGCAACTGAAGTTCAGTGGATTTAAGCACACAGTGTTGACTGGCCCAAACCGGACACAGCTCTGGGATGGCTGTATTACAGGCTTTATTATGCTGTCTTGGTGATTGGAAAGCACCTCGAAGGGGGCGATGAAAGCTCTAGCTACTACATTCAGCAAAACCTTTATAAGTTGATACAACAGAGAACATGGAGAACATACAGTTtatcttgtttttcctgttaGTCATGTTCCAGGGAACTGGAGTGAGAGTAAGAGAAGTAATGAAATCCTATTCTCCCACCACTTAGAGCAGGTTGGGATTAAAACTTTTCAAGAATAGAACAAGAGACACAGGTAAGAATACAGAGCACATCATGCTAGATTGGTTGTTCAGCAAAAATAGGGGCTCTCATAAATTATATCCATTCTGCTTATTAAGAGCAGCTTATGTTTTGAACTGTCAGCTTACAATAGCCTCTTAAGTCAAAAGCAGCTACGCTCCTCAAATAAATCCAATGAAACAGCAGCTATTTCTATTAGCTTACAGTAACTTTAATACCTAACAATTGTGATCAATACTGATGTCATTAGAATAGTGTATATATTAGCAGTTATTCACcaatgttacaaaaaaaaacaaaaacaaaaaaaccccaccaaacaaatCACCCCACAAacacaacattttctttgtctcctcttcacACAATAGCTATTAACTAACTTAGATTTTATTGAATTCAGGGCCTTTTCTTATGCACAACAGAAGCCATGACAAATCAATTCTCCATGGTTTCTGCTTAAATCAagacatatttcatttttaattgtatCAAGCTTCTGTAAACtattaaaccaaaataaatatagaTTCTATAAAATACAACTTAAAGGCTATAacatatctggaaaaaaatctgaaaaatcgTGGACAAATAATGGCAagagagaattttaaaacaaaatacttttacGAACAAGTTAAAAGGCATAACGGAATAATGTTGAGTGCAGAACATAAATAGCAAAAAGGATGTAAGAATAATAGTAAACATTAAACACAGGACAATGCTATTGCATGATAAACAAGTGAGCTGTTAGATTGTTTTGATAGCTTAATTGTTTTAACTGGAGGGATCTGCTCACTTCAAGACTCTTCAGCACAGGAGAGGGACTTGTTAGCTGGCAGTGCAAGGGAAATGATAAGGATTCAGAGGATGAAGACACTCAATACATAACACAGGAAAGCTAGCAAGGAAAAACCTTCACAGAGACGATAAGTTAAAAATTGCTCAGTACAGCTAGAAGAAAGTAATATGGGAAGCAACAACTTGAGTGTAGGCGAAAAAAAGGAATCCAACAGATTTTAAGAACTGACCTAGGAAATAACTGCATTATAATTCTTTTCTTGCCTCTCCTTTCACAGTATCCCCTGCCCTCAATGTCTCAAAGAAAAACCCACACTTGTGAGGGATGCGATAGTACAAAAAATTGTAACATACTCCAAAACACTAAAACCCACATCAGTTTGAAGATCAGAAGACACTGACAAAGCATTAAGGTTTTACATTTAAGAATACCTATTACTATCTCATACTTTAAAACTATTCTTAGTTCAAAGATGCATTAAGATGTGATAACACATGTCTAGGCAGGTTCTTTTATAAACACTACTTTACTTACTATTTAAACCAGGAGGCAAAAAGTTACAGAACAGTACTAACCTACCTTGACTGAAATTAGTCTCAGTAAGATAACTTGTATCCAGAAAATCTTGTTCATGTTCCCACACACTTCCTCTGCAGACTGACGCAAGACTTCTGGCCTTTGCTACATTTGTCTTCCTCCAGATTTGCTGAATATCTTATTATTCTTCAGGGTATATaaagattaatttgtttacCAATTTCCAGGTTTACCCTATTTATCTACCAGTTTTTTCAGATCCTCCAACAGAAAGTATTATGAAACTTTAAGTTATAAGTAGAGTGAAAGTTGAATTCTATATGAGACTCTTCAGCAGGCATAATTCTTTTTAACTTATGCTTTGTTGTTTACCATATtgccattaaatatttttaaaatgcatgttttatttctacttagggagaaaagaaaaaaaaaaaagactaactTACACAGATCTGGAAAAGGCTGTCCATAGAAGAACTTTTGTTACGTTGGAAcgtttctgttttccttgaaGTCCAAGAAGTTTTTATGTGCTCCCTCTTTGATTAGGGCAAACTATCAACGGGTAATTACCATATACCCACAGACCATGAAACGAAAGTCACTATGCAGCTGACTTCTTGGGAATACAACTATATGAAATGATTAGTTTTTCATTTCCCTGAGAGATACCTTCAGCTCAGTAGAGAGGGGATGACTATTAACCTATTCACGGGTACTTTATGAGCTGCATTTCAAGCACATATTTTTTGCTGAATGTGCAAACCAAGTTTTTGCTGTTCTCATATACTGTAA includes:
- the EXOC5 gene encoding exocyst complex component 5 isoform X4 — its product is MNKIFWIQVILLRLISVKIKEAADIIQKLHLIAQELPFDRFSEVKSKIASKYHDLECQLIQEFTSAQRRGEISRMREVAAVLLHFKGYSHCVDVYIKQCQEGAFLRNDVFEDAAILCQRVNKQVGEVFSNPETVLAKLIQNIFEVKLQSYVKDQLEEHRKSDAEQYLKNLYDLYTRTTNLSSKLMEFNLGTDKQTFLSKLIKSIFISYLENYIEVEIGYLKSRSAMILQRYYDSKNHQKRSIGTGGIQIHKRTEAKLSIQDLKERIRQRTNLPLGPSIDTHGETFLSQEVVVNLLQETKQAFERCHRLSDPSDLPKNAFRIFSMLVEFLCTEHIDYALETGLAGIPSSDSKNANLYFLDVVHQANTIFHLFDKQFNDHLMPLISSSPKLSECLQKKKDIIEQMEVKLDMGIDRTLNCMIGQMKHILAAEQKKTDFKPEDENNVLIQYTNACVKVCGYVRKQVEKIRNSMDGKNVDTVLMELGVRFHRLIYEHLQQYSYSCMGGMLAICDVAEYRKCAKDFKIALVLQLFDTLHALCNLLVVAPDNLKQVCSGEQLANLDKNILHSFVQLRVDYRSARLARHFS